A window from Sphingobacterium hotanense encodes these proteins:
- the pckA gene encoding phosphoenolpyruvate carboxykinase (ATP), which produces MTNVISIQLEALGIRPEEPIYVQLPVPELVEHAVKQNQGTLTDSGALSFATGKFTGRSPESRFIVKDEFTFDQVNWGKVNKAMTVELFDQLQDRVSRYLSQIPLYIRSVQACNHKAYAQQVLVVCERPVQSHFVDNMFIETDIQKQERIDWSVLVASDLQLEDYEELGLPTSHCVAVDLTRQVILIIGTAYTGEIKKGVFSALNYLLPLKHNVLTMHCSANVGKDNDTALFFGLSGTGKTTLSSDEGRYLIGDDEHGWADNEIFNFEGGCYAKGIGLTHQHEPQIFNAIKFGALIENAKFKPGTREIDYNDISITENLRVSYPLEFIENTSDKNCCNAPKHIFFLSADAFGVLPPISKLTPEQAMFYFINGYTAKVAGTEMGVKTPTATFSACFGAAFLPLHPMRYAEMLKQRLENHQDIQVWLVNTGWVAGPYGVGRRIQLAYTRQLIRSAMENVIGEAGYEVHPIFDLQMPRECPGVPSELLNPKRVWANQEGYVEMAEKLKGMFEENYVQYVKLEEA; this is translated from the coding sequence ATGACAAACGTAATCAGTATTCAATTAGAGGCTCTTGGCATTCGACCAGAAGAGCCAATCTATGTCCAGCTCCCGGTTCCCGAACTAGTGGAACACGCTGTAAAACAAAATCAAGGAACTCTTACGGATAGTGGTGCATTAAGTTTCGCCACCGGAAAATTTACGGGGCGCTCACCAGAGTCCCGTTTTATCGTTAAAGACGAGTTTACTTTCGATCAAGTTAATTGGGGTAAAGTAAACAAAGCGATGACTGTAGAGCTGTTCGATCAACTTCAAGATCGGGTTAGCCGCTATTTATCGCAGATTCCGCTGTATATCCGTTCGGTACAAGCTTGCAACCATAAAGCTTATGCGCAGCAGGTCCTTGTGGTTTGTGAACGTCCCGTTCAAAGCCATTTTGTCGATAACATGTTTATCGAAACAGATATTCAGAAGCAAGAACGCATAGATTGGTCGGTTTTAGTGGCTTCAGATTTACAATTGGAGGATTATGAAGAGCTTGGCTTGCCGACATCTCACTGCGTTGCAGTAGATTTAACGCGCCAGGTAATCCTGATCATCGGTACAGCATATACCGGCGAGATTAAAAAAGGTGTGTTCAGTGCTTTGAATTACTTATTACCATTGAAACACAATGTGCTTACCATGCACTGTTCTGCAAACGTTGGTAAGGATAATGACACTGCTCTATTCTTTGGCCTGTCGGGTACTGGTAAAACGACGCTTTCTTCAGATGAGGGGCGTTACTTAATCGGCGATGATGAGCATGGCTGGGCAGACAACGAAATCTTTAACTTCGAAGGTGGCTGTTATGCAAAAGGTATTGGCCTGACGCATCAACATGAGCCGCAGATTTTCAACGCGATCAAATTTGGCGCATTGATTGAAAATGCGAAATTCAAACCAGGTACTCGCGAGATTGATTATAATGATATCAGCATCACCGAGAACTTACGCGTTTCTTATCCTTTGGAATTTATTGAGAATACAAGCGACAAGAACTGCTGTAATGCACCAAAGCATATTTTCTTTTTAAGTGCAGATGCATTCGGCGTGTTGCCTCCAATTTCCAAGCTGACGCCAGAGCAGGCGATGTTTTACTTCATCAACGGCTATACCGCGAAAGTGGCAGGTACGGAAATGGGCGTAAAAACACCGACGGCAACTTTTTCAGCATGCTTTGGAGCAGCATTTTTACCCTTACATCCGATGCGCTATGCAGAGATGTTGAAACAACGATTAGAAAATCATCAAGATATTCAGGTTTGGTTGGTAAACACCGGCTGGGTAGCGGGGCCATATGGAGTTGGGCGTAGAATCCAATTGGCTTATACCCGTCAGTTAATCCGCAGCGCGATGGAGAATGTCATCGGCGAGGCTGGTTATGAGGTGCACCCAATCTTTGATCTTCAAATGCCTAGGGAATGTCCGGGCGTCCCTTCGGAGCTGTTAAATCCGAAACGTGTATGGGCAAATCAAGAGGGATATGTCGAAATGGCTGAGAAGCTAAAGGGCATGTTTGAAGAAAATTATGTACAGTATGTCAAATTAGAGGAAGCTTAA
- the fbp gene encoding class 1 fructose-bisphosphatase, which translates to MMSIQTLEQFIIEQQAQFPTAKGEFTRLLQAISLAAKIVHREVNKAGLADILGKQGNCNVQGEEQQKLDVFADNHFMDALKRGGECCYLASEEHEDGIDLTQTKRYRVGKYMVYFDPLDGSSNIDSNVSVGTIFSIYKRKSAEGEVQAIDFAQTGREQVAAGYVIYGSSTVLVYTTGKGVDGFTLDPSIGEFCLSHPGLTIPKDGRVYSVNESNYNQFSSAIKHYLQFCKEIDPKTSRPYSSRYIGSLVADFHRNMIQGGIFLYPSTVQYPNGKLRLMYECNPLAFIAEQAGGKASTGVAPIMDIEPKELHQRTPLIIGSEKMVEMVEKYIHEYADVEPTLV; encoded by the coding sequence ATAATGAGTATACAAACATTAGAACAGTTTATTATTGAGCAACAAGCTCAATTTCCAACCGCAAAAGGTGAATTTACCCGTTTGTTGCAGGCAATTTCCCTGGCGGCAAAGATTGTTCATCGCGAAGTGAATAAGGCTGGATTAGCCGATATTCTAGGGAAACAAGGCAATTGCAATGTGCAGGGCGAGGAACAACAAAAGCTTGATGTTTTTGCTGACAACCATTTTATGGATGCGCTTAAACGTGGTGGCGAATGTTGTTATCTAGCTTCAGAAGAGCATGAAGATGGTATCGACTTAACACAGACCAAACGTTATCGTGTAGGAAAATACATGGTCTACTTCGACCCCTTGGATGGTTCTTCCAACATTGACTCGAATGTCTCTGTCGGTACGATTTTCTCCATCTACAAGCGCAAAAGTGCTGAAGGAGAGGTGCAAGCGATAGACTTCGCGCAAACTGGCCGCGAGCAGGTAGCTGCTGGCTATGTGATCTACGGCTCGTCGACCGTATTGGTTTATACCACTGGAAAGGGAGTCGATGGCTTTACCCTAGATCCGTCTATTGGTGAATTCTGCCTGTCACATCCTGGTTTGACCATCCCAAAAGACGGTCGTGTGTACTCTGTAAACGAGAGCAATTACAATCAGTTCTCTTCCGCAATTAAGCATTACTTACAATTTTGCAAGGAAATAGATCCAAAGACAAGTAGACCGTATTCATCGCGTTATATCGGTTCTCTAGTGGCTGATTTCCATCGCAACATGATACAAGGCGGGATATTTCTTTATCCAAGCACCGTACAATATCCGAACGGAAAACTACGCTTAATGTATGAATGTAATCCTTTAGCCTTCATCGCCGAACAAGCTGGAGGAAAGGCATCTACAGGCGTTGCACCCATCATGGATATCGAACCTAAAGAACTACACCAAAGAACACCATTGATCATCGGTAGTGAAAAGATGGTCGAAATGGTAGAAAAGTACATCCACGAATATGCAGACGTGGAGCCAACTTTGGTATAG
- a CDS encoding DUF6265 family protein: MKHLFTLLSLLAIQGLYAQQNISSFFSGTWKVEGKELYEHWDRLSDDHLKGFSYGFSEGKGISTIEYIDLKATNGKLIFEANVIGQNDGKAIQFEGSSGKDYYIFLNPEHDFPKKILYKKFSEDTMHVAIGAGGKEYTFNMIRQVTTGNHTSTAIVDTTYDEALAQKLNADERGMKSYFFVVLKTGTNQTKDKNLINESFTGHMANINRLVNEDKLIVAGPFGKNQDNYRGLFIFHNVANESELAIILKTDPAIKNSLLDFKIYPWCGSAALPMYLPFSKKISR, translated from the coding sequence ATGAAACACCTATTCACCCTCCTCAGTTTGCTGGCAATACAAGGCTTGTATGCACAGCAAAACATATCCTCATTCTTTTCTGGAACATGGAAAGTAGAGGGCAAAGAATTGTATGAACATTGGGATAGGCTTTCTGATGATCATCTGAAAGGCTTTTCATATGGGTTCTCAGAAGGTAAGGGGATCTCAACAATCGAATATATCGACCTGAAGGCAACAAATGGAAAACTCATTTTCGAGGCGAATGTAATCGGTCAGAATGATGGGAAAGCAATACAGTTCGAAGGCAGCAGCGGTAAAGATTATTATATTTTTTTAAACCCTGAACATGATTTTCCTAAGAAGATTTTATATAAGAAATTTAGTGAGGATACCATGCACGTCGCAATTGGAGCAGGAGGGAAGGAGTACACTTTTAATATGATTCGTCAAGTAACTACGGGCAATCATACATCAACCGCCATTGTAGATACAACTTATGATGAAGCTTTAGCACAGAAATTAAACGCCGACGAGCGTGGGATGAAATCCTATTTCTTTGTGGTCCTGAAGACTGGAACTAATCAAACCAAAGATAAGAACCTAATCAATGAAAGCTTTACAGGACACATGGCAAACATAAATCGCCTTGTAAATGAAGATAAATTAATTGTTGCAGGTCCGTTCGGAAAGAATCAGGATAATTACCGCGGACTATTTATTTTCCATAATGTCGCCAATGAATCAGAATTAGCGATTATCCTGAAGACAGATCCGGCTATTAAAAATAGTCTATTGGATTTTAAGATTTACCCTTGGTGCGGATCGGCAGCACTGCCTATGTATCTGCCTTTTTCAAAGAAAATAAGTCGATAA
- a CDS encoding S46 family peptidase produces MNMLKTGVLLSALALGTFNFSATIPDEGMFPLSELSRAGLKKAGLKISEKDIYNPGQIGLVDALVQVSGCTGSFVSRTGLIITNHHCAFSAVQLASTPEHNYLQNGFVANSHEQEIEAKGLTIRITDSYEDVSKQVLDAVANITDPIQRIDLINKKRVELAKAAEADDPTIKAEVSEMFIGKSYVLFKYKTIEDVRLVYIPRQDIGEFGGETDNWVWPRHTGDFSFLRAYVAPDGKSAKYSKDNVPYTPKKHLKVNPKGVNENDFVFILGYPGRTFRHRPAQYIEYQQKFLLPYTSELYDYQNQQMLLAGKDDKATELALATRIKRNANVMKNYRGKLKGLRNIDLINTKEAEDKALLDFINSKPELKQKYGTLMSDIDQHYDIVFADAEKELWYNNIYSGIRLLQVSSLVNSFKEALGKELSTAKREELFKVNIDQFKKQLAPLYEGYNLAVDKTIGGHMFEQAYQLNGANSIAFVQARNFKSQQDAANYIQSAIDKSAMNNMDNFVSTVLKNASTLMAYNDELLKFQDDLYKETAPFRDEQKRREGNLNKLMADYVAVKEQFQSKNFIPDANSTLRLTFGNIKGYSPVDATYMEPFTTVRGLIEKGNSGAPEFAYPQAIKQNWLDKNFGNYFKKEINDVPVNILYNMDTTGGNSGSPIMNAHGELIGVNFDRAYDATINDFAWNESYSRSIGVDIRYVLWIADKIDNAQFILKEMGI; encoded by the coding sequence ATGAATATGTTAAAGACGGGAGTCTTGCTCTCGGCGCTAGCGCTCGGAACATTCAACTTCTCGGCAACCATTCCTGATGAAGGGATGTTCCCTCTTAGTGAATTGAGCCGTGCGGGATTGAAAAAAGCGGGTCTAAAGATTAGTGAAAAAGATATTTACAATCCGGGACAGATTGGTTTGGTGGACGCCCTTGTGCAGGTTAGTGGCTGTACGGGATCTTTCGTCTCTAGAACAGGATTAATCATCACCAACCATCACTGTGCCTTCTCTGCGGTTCAATTAGCATCAACACCAGAGCATAACTATTTGCAGAACGGCTTTGTCGCAAATTCGCACGAGCAAGAGATAGAAGCGAAAGGACTAACTATACGTATTACAGACTCTTACGAAGATGTATCAAAACAAGTTCTTGATGCTGTTGCTAATATCACGGATCCTATCCAGCGTATTGACTTAATCAATAAAAAGCGTGTAGAGTTGGCGAAAGCTGCAGAAGCTGATGACCCTACGATTAAAGCTGAGGTTTCTGAAATGTTTATAGGAAAGAGCTACGTCCTTTTCAAATACAAGACTATTGAGGATGTTCGTTTAGTATATATCCCACGTCAGGATATTGGGGAATTCGGAGGCGAAACGGACAACTGGGTATGGCCAAGACATACAGGGGATTTCTCCTTCTTGAGAGCGTATGTTGCGCCGGATGGTAAATCTGCAAAATATTCAAAAGATAATGTTCCTTACACTCCAAAGAAACACTTAAAAGTAAATCCTAAGGGAGTTAATGAAAACGACTTCGTATTTATCCTAGGTTATCCAGGACGTACGTTCCGTCATCGCCCTGCGCAATATATTGAATACCAACAGAAGTTCTTATTACCATATACTTCAGAACTCTACGATTATCAGAATCAACAAATGCTTCTTGCTGGTAAGGATGATAAAGCAACGGAACTAGCCTTAGCAACACGTATAAAACGCAACGCGAACGTAATGAAAAACTACCGTGGTAAATTGAAAGGCTTAAGAAACATCGACCTTATCAATACCAAAGAAGCGGAAGATAAAGCTTTGTTAGACTTCATCAATAGCAAGCCGGAGTTAAAACAGAAGTACGGTACGCTGATGTCGGATATCGATCAGCATTACGATATCGTATTTGCGGATGCGGAGAAAGAACTATGGTATAACAATATCTATTCTGGAATCCGTTTATTACAAGTTTCTAGCTTGGTGAACTCATTTAAAGAGGCGTTAGGAAAAGAGCTTTCAACTGCGAAACGCGAAGAACTCTTTAAAGTCAACATAGATCAGTTTAAGAAACAATTAGCTCCTCTATACGAAGGTTACAACTTAGCGGTTGATAAAACTATAGGCGGACATATGTTTGAGCAAGCATACCAATTGAACGGAGCAAACAGTATTGCGTTTGTACAGGCAAGAAACTTTAAATCGCAACAGGACGCTGCTAACTATATTCAATCAGCAATTGACAAGTCTGCGATGAACAACATGGACAATTTTGTAAGCACTGTATTGAAGAATGCATCAACACTGATGGCCTACAATGACGAATTGTTGAAATTCCAAGATGACTTGTACAAGGAGACTGCTCCATTCCGCGATGAGCAGAAACGTCGTGAAGGAAATTTGAATAAACTGATGGCAGATTATGTAGCGGTTAAAGAGCAATTCCAATCGAAGAACTTTATCCCGGATGCGAACTCTACGCTTCGCTTGACTTTCGGAAATATCAAAGGATATAGCCCAGTTGATGCTACGTACATGGAGCCATTCACCACGGTACGAGGGCTAATCGAGAAAGGCAACTCAGGTGCTCCTGAATTTGCTTATCCACAAGCTATTAAGCAAAACTGGTTAGACAAGAACTTCGGCAACTATTTCAAAAAAGAAATCAACGATGTGCCTGTAAATATCCTATACAATATGGATACTACCGGTGGAAACTCCGGATCGCCAATCATGAATGCACATGGTGAATTAATCGGGGTTAACTTCGACCGTGCCTACGACGCAACCATCAACGACTTCGCATGGAACGAAAGCTACAGCCGCTCCATCGGTGTCGATATCCGCTATGTATTATGGATCGCTGATAAGATCGATAATGCACAGTTTATCTTAAAAGAAATGGGAATTTAG
- a CDS encoding chloride channel protein, whose product MRERLLKRLEYINQWRMKKISNRNFLVVLAFVVGIVGGLAAALLKGMTHFIASSLQDDVEWHYKYSLYLIFPLIGIFLSVLFVRKFLRGKKLEHGITPIIYSISRKSSRIDFHNIYSQIVTSALTVGFGGSSGLEAPIAYSGSAIGSNIGRFFGLSYKEITMLLACGAAAGISGAFNSPVAGMIFAIEILLPEFSIPAFIPLLISAALASVISKLLYSEPLFHTATTGWEVDALFFYLLLAVIIGVYTVYFSKISQWVKDWFASIKNPYNKVWISGVSLGILIFIFPALYGEGYITIQQILDGRFDAIVKNSLFADYKDMAWVVICYTVLTLFAKSIASLFTINGGGNGGVFGPSLVMGGLIGFAFAFGMNQLGVVQLNVPNFVMAGMAGALAGVMHAPLTGIFLIAEITGGYTLMVPLMLVASISYFINRAVMKHSIYTKVLAESGDLLSYEDKDRTVLSMMKLRYVLETNFVVLKPEETPLDRQSDIIHSKRNIFPIVDDSGKLLGIIYSERLFSILLAEQEGKDKNFAVLAQKPNDIILENENMEVVMTKMNRDDVWILPVVNKDDQYLGFVSKSSVFNKYRGLLVRQGMYLE is encoded by the coding sequence ATGAGAGAGCGCTTGCTAAAAAGACTAGAGTATATCAATCAATGGCGGATGAAGAAGATTTCCAATCGGAACTTCTTGGTAGTGTTAGCTTTTGTGGTGGGTATAGTTGGCGGATTAGCGGCTGCATTGTTGAAAGGAATGACTCATTTTATTGCATCCTCCTTACAGGATGATGTGGAATGGCATTATAAATACTCACTCTATCTAATATTTCCGTTAATAGGTATTTTCTTAAGTGTACTCTTCGTACGGAAATTCTTACGAGGCAAGAAACTAGAACACGGTATCACGCCGATTATCTATTCTATCTCCCGAAAATCTAGCCGGATTGATTTTCACAACATCTATTCGCAGATTGTCACGAGTGCTTTAACTGTAGGATTTGGTGGGTCATCAGGATTGGAGGCGCCGATTGCTTACTCTGGGTCGGCAATTGGATCCAACATCGGGCGTTTCTTTGGCTTGAGCTATAAGGAGATCACGATGTTGCTAGCCTGCGGTGCTGCAGCCGGTATTTCCGGTGCATTCAATAGCCCGGTCGCTGGGATGATCTTTGCAATCGAAATTCTCCTTCCGGAATTTTCTATCCCTGCGTTCATCCCTTTATTGATTTCAGCTGCGCTAGCATCAGTGATTTCCAAACTCTTATATAGCGAGCCTCTTTTCCATACAGCAACCACAGGTTGGGAAGTAGACGCCTTATTCTTTTACTTGTTATTAGCTGTTATTATAGGCGTTTATACCGTCTATTTTTCGAAGATATCCCAATGGGTGAAGGATTGGTTCGCCAGTATTAAAAATCCTTATAATAAAGTCTGGATAAGCGGTGTATCGCTTGGGATTTTAATCTTTATCTTCCCGGCGCTTTATGGTGAAGGATACATCACCATCCAACAGATATTGGATGGCCGTTTTGATGCTATTGTAAAGAATAGCTTATTCGCCGATTATAAAGATATGGCCTGGGTAGTCATCTGCTATACCGTGCTGACTCTATTTGCCAAGTCTATTGCTTCGCTATTTACCATCAATGGCGGTGGTAATGGTGGTGTATTCGGACCTAGTCTTGTGATGGGTGGATTAATCGGTTTCGCATTCGCATTCGGCATGAATCAGCTCGGCGTTGTACAGTTGAACGTCCCTAACTTTGTGATGGCAGGGATGGCTGGCGCCTTAGCAGGCGTAATGCATGCCCCTTTAACAGGAATATTCTTGATTGCAGAGATCACCGGTGGATACACCCTCATGGTGCCCCTGATGTTGGTTGCGTCTATATCCTATTTTATCAACAGAGCGGTGATGAAGCACTCCATCTACACTAAAGTATTAGCGGAATCGGGCGACTTGCTGTCTTATGAGGATAAGGATCGTACGGTGCTTAGTATGATGAAATTACGCTATGTCTTGGAGACTAACTTTGTTGTACTAAAACCAGAAGAGACGCCCTTAGACCGCCAATCTGATATTATCCATTCTAAACGTAATATCTTTCCAATCGTAGATGATTCAGGAAAGCTTTTAGGTATTATCTATAGCGAGCGCCTATTCTCCATACTACTTGCTGAGCAGGAAGGCAAGGACAAGAACTTCGCTGTCTTAGCCCAGAAACCCAATGATATTATCCTAGAAAACGAGAATATGGAAGTCGTGATGACGAAAATGAATCGTGATGATGTATGGATACTGCCGGTCGTAAATAAAGACGACCAATATCTAGGTTTTGTATCGAAGTCTTCCGTATTCAATAAGTATAGAGGGCTTCTCGTTCGTCAAGGAATGTATTTGGAGTAA
- a CDS encoding efflux RND transporter periplasmic adaptor subunit, which translates to MKKLNLSFLKGTLVLFSSLSILSSCSESKSKEKESNKALALPVYTVSRDNAVTVKDYLGTIEGKVNVDVRPQVEGLLQEIYVDEGAFVQKGQKLFKIDPSFYQEDLNNSVASQQVARAKLKNAQLEVDRLKPLVDNEVISEVRLASAQADYQVAKATLDQANAEVRSAQLSKDFTVVTAPVSGYIGRIPKRIGNLVSKGDKEPLTYLSDVQEIYVYFAMNESDFLYFSKAQARKDSIEGRKYDKLKKLTFPDVTLVLADGEDYKYKGTVDAVNGQVDRTTGAISLRASFANPDNILRSGSTGTLKISEVKDHVIQIPQVATSELQDKTFVFVVDKNNTAQRRNIKVAGKSKDNYIVSEGLQEGDRVILSGFDKLTDGSAIIPIEQKK; encoded by the coding sequence GTGAAGAAACTAAATTTATCATTTTTAAAAGGAACGCTCGTATTGTTCAGTTCATTAAGTATCTTATCAAGCTGTTCAGAGAGCAAATCAAAAGAAAAAGAATCCAACAAAGCATTAGCATTACCAGTTTACACGGTATCCCGCGACAATGCGGTTACTGTGAAAGATTATCTGGGTACTATCGAAGGTAAGGTGAATGTCGATGTCCGTCCGCAAGTGGAAGGGCTATTGCAGGAAATCTATGTCGATGAGGGTGCCTTTGTGCAAAAAGGGCAGAAGCTATTCAAGATAGACCCATCGTTTTATCAAGAGGATTTAAATAATTCTGTAGCGAGTCAACAGGTCGCTCGTGCGAAGCTAAAAAACGCGCAGTTAGAAGTAGATCGTTTGAAGCCATTGGTAGATAACGAGGTTATCTCCGAAGTTCGTTTAGCATCGGCACAGGCAGATTATCAAGTTGCTAAAGCTACATTAGATCAAGCAAACGCAGAAGTCCGCTCCGCGCAGTTATCTAAAGACTTCACTGTTGTTACAGCGCCGGTTAGTGGATATATCGGACGTATTCCGAAACGTATCGGTAACTTAGTGTCAAAGGGCGATAAAGAGCCTTTAACCTACCTTTCTGATGTTCAAGAAATCTACGTTTATTTCGCGATGAACGAATCTGATTTCCTCTACTTTTCCAAAGCGCAGGCGAGGAAGGATAGTATCGAAGGACGCAAATACGATAAACTCAAAAAACTAACTTTCCCGGATGTTACGCTAGTACTCGCCGACGGAGAGGACTATAAATACAAAGGCACAGTTGACGCTGTGAATGGACAAGTCGATCGTACTACGGGGGCTATTTCATTACGTGCATCCTTTGCTAACCCAGACAACATCCTGCGTTCAGGAAGTACAGGTACCTTAAAAATCTCAGAAGTTAAGGACCATGTAATCCAGATTCCACAGGTCGCAACAAGCGAGCTGCAGGACAAGACCTTTGTTTTTGTTGTAGACAAGAACAATACGGCTCAGCGTCGCAATATCAAAGTTGCCGGTAAGAGTAAGGATAACTACATTGTGTCAGAGGGATTGCAAGAAGGTGACCGTGTTATTTTAAGTGGTTTTGATAAGCTAACAGACGGTTCAGCCATTATCCCAATCGAACAAAAGAAGTAA